In Cystobacter ferrugineus, the following proteins share a genomic window:
- the lanKC gene encoding class III lanthionine synthetase LanKC, translating into MRGIERRARENIRLFTLLHPERYGSLDGYQSKSAGFRELLVRLLPASWTIGRSSGIWCEAHPLEPSIPDTGFKIHVSTAHDRARELLAAVVPLLVSERVAFKVLVDEFVLDLSNSHMWARGASGKFITIYPADVVQMKRLMEQLHGVTKDFVGPYILSDKRYKGSHVLFYRYGAFRGLGRLNAYGEQVPHLRTTDGRLLPDPRPPFFTLPPGVDDPFPDDDQGAAGEPILHGRYKALSAMSSSSKGGVYRCLDLTSRVEVVLKEARPLVNRGRKNPCDAVDCLENEYRILKRLEATGLAPRALDFFQDWEHSFLVMELVRGSKLSAHMASGQLSLIASPTPGADEVRRFCETFLAVSRKLITALRTIHSRGVVIQDISPKNILFDLEHDQLTFIDFEAALDLQNPEQGPVIRLFTPGFGVERPAGPVPTFREDHQALSRVLGDFLYPPTPFFMLAPHQREPMLTHFAQEKGIPEAFVRLIFGIEQDFARADELLAEAERSLGSIHSSQPLPLRREEDALRESLDGIIRYITDQIHSGEDPLDLPTDYRRFTTNRLSAAYGASGIALFLQRVGKPPPEVFLEALLRESSQVDNQRYAPGLYIGSAGIAWTLLELGWRKEAEALLEVAAHSPLLFENADLFYGGGGFGLTNLFFFDRLGDEKYLQRAIQVFDTLKPGIQSSEQGYFFENNGDVYHGLAHGASGLAYFCLKLHQATGRQEHLDAALRLLDFDLSSADRRKGHPRFHRSRRESVFYPYWHIGSAGIGCVALRFYDVLRDERYAQESRSIAASLAGNYSVFPTNFTGMAGLGGFFVDLYRYTGEEVWRTEARRFLDRVMLFALERPTGLVFPGEDLLRVSTDYGTGSAGTGSFIHRLLTGSGIPYLDF; encoded by the coding sequence ATGCGCGGCATTGAGCGGCGGGCACGGGAGAACATCCGTCTCTTCACGCTTCTGCATCCGGAGCGCTATGGGAGCCTGGATGGCTATCAATCGAAGAGCGCCGGGTTCCGGGAACTCCTGGTTCGCCTGCTGCCAGCCTCCTGGACGATCGGGAGGAGTTCGGGAATCTGGTGCGAGGCCCACCCTCTCGAGCCCTCCATCCCAGACACCGGCTTCAAGATCCATGTGTCCACGGCGCACGATCGCGCCCGGGAACTCCTGGCGGCGGTCGTCCCCCTGCTCGTCTCCGAGCGAGTGGCCTTCAAGGTGCTCGTCGACGAGTTCGTGCTCGACTTGAGCAATTCCCACATGTGGGCACGGGGCGCGAGCGGGAAGTTCATCACCATCTATCCTGCGGATGTCGTTCAGATGAAGCGGCTCATGGAGCAACTGCACGGCGTCACGAAGGACTTCGTGGGCCCCTACATCCTGTCGGACAAGCGGTACAAAGGCAGCCACGTCCTCTTCTATCGTTATGGTGCGTTCCGCGGCCTGGGGCGCCTCAACGCCTACGGAGAGCAGGTGCCCCACCTGCGGACGACGGATGGCCGCCTGCTTCCGGATCCACGCCCCCCGTTCTTCACCCTGCCCCCAGGAGTGGACGATCCCTTCCCGGATGACGATCAGGGGGCCGCCGGTGAGCCCATCCTCCATGGCCGCTACAAGGCGCTCTCGGCCATGAGTTCTTCCTCCAAGGGAGGAGTCTATCGGTGCCTCGATCTGACGTCCCGGGTGGAGGTGGTGCTCAAGGAGGCTCGGCCCCTGGTGAACCGGGGGCGCAAGAACCCCTGCGACGCCGTCGATTGTCTCGAGAACGAGTACCGGATCCTCAAGCGGCTGGAGGCAACGGGACTGGCTCCCCGCGCGCTCGACTTCTTCCAGGACTGGGAGCACAGCTTCCTCGTCATGGAGCTCGTGCGAGGCAGCAAGCTCAGTGCCCACATGGCCTCCGGGCAACTATCCCTCATCGCGTCGCCCACGCCGGGTGCCGACGAGGTGCGGCGCTTCTGTGAGACCTTCCTCGCGGTGTCCAGGAAGCTCATCACCGCGCTCCGCACCATCCACTCGCGGGGCGTGGTCATCCAGGACATCTCCCCGAAGAACATCCTGTTCGACCTGGAGCACGATCAACTCACGTTCATCGACTTCGAGGCCGCGCTCGATCTCCAGAACCCGGAGCAGGGCCCGGTCATCCGGCTGTTCACTCCAGGCTTCGGAGTGGAAAGGCCCGCGGGCCCGGTTCCCACCTTCCGGGAGGATCACCAGGCCTTGAGCCGGGTTCTCGGTGATTTCCTCTACCCGCCCACACCCTTCTTCATGCTCGCCCCCCATCAGCGCGAGCCCATGCTCACGCACTTCGCCCAGGAGAAGGGCATCCCAGAAGCCTTCGTGCGGCTCATCTTCGGAATCGAGCAGGACTTCGCGCGGGCGGATGAACTGCTGGCCGAGGCGGAGCGAAGCCTGGGGAGCATCCACTCGTCGCAGCCGCTCCCTCTCCGTCGGGAAGAGGACGCGTTGCGCGAGTCCCTCGATGGGATCATCCGCTACATCACCGACCAGATCCACTCGGGGGAGGATCCCCTGGATCTCCCCACGGATTACCGCCGCTTCACCACCAATCGCTTGAGTGCCGCCTATGGAGCGTCTGGCATCGCGCTCTTCCTCCAACGCGTGGGCAAGCCGCCTCCCGAGGTCTTTCTCGAGGCCCTGCTTCGCGAGTCCTCCCAGGTCGACAACCAACGCTACGCACCCGGTCTCTACATCGGCAGTGCCGGAATCGCGTGGACGCTGCTGGAATTGGGGTGGAGGAAAGAGGCCGAGGCGCTCCTGGAAGTCGCGGCGCACTCTCCCCTGCTCTTCGAGAATGCCGACCTCTTCTACGGAGGCGGCGGATTCGGGCTCACGAATCTGTTCTTCTTCGACCGGCTCGGGGACGAGAAGTATCTCCAGCGGGCGATCCAGGTTTTCGACACGCTGAAGCCGGGCATCCAGTCATCCGAGCAAGGGTATTTCTTCGAGAACAACGGGGATGTCTACCATGGCCTGGCGCATGGCGCCTCCGGGCTCGCCTATTTCTGCCTGAAGCTCCACCAGGCGACCGGGCGGCAGGAGCACCTCGATGCCGCGCTCCGGCTCCTGGACTTCGACCTGTCGAGTGCTGATCGGAGGAAGGGTCATCCACGGTTCCACCGTTCCCGGCGGGAATCGGTGTTCTATCCGTACTGGCACATTGGGAGCGCGGGCATTGGCTGTGTCGCGCTGCGCTTCTACGACGTGCTCCGGGACGAGCGGTACGCCCAGGAGTCTCGGAGCATCGCGGCATCGCTCGCGGGCAACTACTCCGTGTTTCCCACGAACTTCACGGGTATGGCGGGCCTGGGAGGATTCTTCGTGGACCTCTATCGGTACACCGGCGAGGAGGTCTGGCGGACGGAGGCCCGGCGGTTCCTGGATCGGGTGATGCTGTTCGCGCTCGAGCGGCCGACCGGCCTCGTCTTTCCTGGCGAGGATCTCCTCCGCGTCTCCACGGATTACGGCACGGGTTCCGCGGGGACCGGCTCGTTCATCCACCGGCTCCTCACGGGCAGCGGCATTCCCTACCTGGACTTCTAA
- a CDS encoding class III lanthipeptide, whose protein sequence is MNNVLALQKLSADTGEEAVGDNSTDGGQEQAPSNLSLIGECSSGLSLLLC, encoded by the coding sequence ATGAACAACGTACTCGCATTGCAGAAGCTCTCCGCGGATACGGGCGAGGAGGCAGTCGGAGACAACTCAACGGATGGAGGGCAGGAGCAAGCTCCCTCCAACCTCAGCTTGATTGGTGAGTGTAGCTCGGGCTTGAGTCTCCTGTTGTGTTAG
- a CDS encoding GH92 family glycosyl hydrolase: MRLGMFCAVGALLGAMSGEARAAAPSAYDAVDPFIGTGGKGHTFPGAVAPFGMVQLSPDTDVRPFKQSYDWAAGYRHDDPTILGFSHTHFSGAGHSDLGDVLLTPFSGAVKLDPGEADKPGSGYRSRFSHDGEVARPGYYAVTLSDSRVRAELTAGLRTGMHRYTFEGKAPAGVLLDLRSSIYNYPGKVLWSRVRVANDGTVTGYRETRGWAPGRKLFFAIRFNKPLVSHALHDRDEAIVYKGFRQPGRSPADKAQLEGRALEGVFEFGELDGPLIVKVAISAVSEDNALLNLDSEQTGFDFGALRGSTRAAWEQALGVVELDAPAPMRTSVYTALYHSLIAPSVFTDADGRYRGPDDQVHKAEGFTFHSTFSLWDTFRAEHPLLLLVQPEKRNSDIVNSLLASQRHSPYGILPVWQFHGLETWTMIGYHAVPVIADAWLKGIRGFDANAALDAMVKSATYAPYGGLGDYMSLGYVPIDREPEAASKTVEYAYDDWTIARMARALGKEDIARTFEARAGNWRNTFDAKSGFIRARRADGAFRTPFDPTAINYGSDYTEGNAWQYSWFVPQDLSGLIKAMGGDAAVVKKLDAMFEYDISKLDYSHAEDIAGLIGQYIHGNEPSHHVAYMYSFAGAPWRTQARLKQIVDSQYKPTPDGLSGNDDLGQMSSWLVFTALGFYPVTPGSNEYVLGRPFVERAALNLPNGKRFTVTTEGLSDANLYVGKVSLNGRPLERGFLRHEELLAGGSLHFVMQAKPNTSWATKPQARSMSRAP, encoded by the coding sequence ATGCGGCTCGGGATGTTCTGCGCGGTGGGTGCCCTGCTGGGGGCGATGAGCGGTGAGGCGAGAGCGGCGGCCCCGTCCGCCTATGACGCGGTCGATCCGTTCATTGGAACGGGCGGCAAGGGCCACACCTTTCCCGGCGCGGTCGCGCCCTTCGGCATGGTGCAGCTCAGCCCCGACACCGACGTGCGTCCGTTCAAGCAGAGCTACGACTGGGCCGCGGGGTACCGTCACGATGATCCGACGATCCTGGGCTTCTCGCACACCCACTTCTCCGGCGCGGGCCACTCGGACCTGGGCGACGTGTTGCTCACCCCGTTCTCGGGCGCGGTGAAGCTGGATCCGGGCGAGGCGGACAAGCCGGGCTCGGGCTACCGCTCGCGCTTCAGCCACGACGGGGAGGTCGCCCGGCCGGGCTACTACGCCGTCACCCTGTCGGACTCGCGCGTGCGCGCCGAGCTGACGGCGGGGCTGCGCACCGGGATGCACCGCTACACCTTCGAGGGGAAGGCGCCAGCGGGCGTGCTGCTGGATCTGCGCTCGTCCATCTACAACTACCCGGGCAAGGTGCTGTGGTCGCGCGTGCGCGTGGCGAACGATGGAACGGTGACTGGCTACCGCGAAACGCGCGGCTGGGCTCCCGGGCGCAAGCTCTTCTTCGCCATTCGCTTCAACAAGCCGCTCGTCTCCCACGCCCTGCACGATCGCGACGAGGCCATTGTGTACAAGGGCTTCCGCCAGCCGGGGAGGAGCCCCGCGGACAAGGCGCAGCTCGAGGGCCGCGCGCTGGAGGGTGTCTTCGAGTTCGGCGAGTTGGATGGCCCGCTCATCGTCAAGGTCGCCATCTCCGCGGTCAGCGAGGACAACGCTCTGCTCAACCTGGACAGCGAGCAGACCGGCTTCGACTTCGGCGCCCTGCGCGGTTCCACCCGCGCGGCCTGGGAGCAGGCGCTGGGGGTGGTGGAGCTCGACGCGCCCGCGCCGATGCGCACCAGCGTCTATACCGCCCTCTACCACAGCCTGATCGCCCCCAGCGTGTTCACCGACGCCGACGGCCGTTACCGCGGCCCGGATGATCAGGTGCACAAGGCCGAGGGCTTCACCTTCCACTCGACCTTCTCCCTGTGGGACACCTTCCGGGCCGAGCACCCGCTGCTGCTCCTGGTCCAGCCGGAGAAGCGCAACAGCGACATCGTGAACTCGCTGCTCGCCTCCCAGCGGCACAGCCCCTACGGCATCCTGCCCGTGTGGCAGTTCCACGGGCTCGAGACCTGGACGATGATTGGCTATCACGCCGTGCCGGTGATCGCCGATGCCTGGCTCAAGGGCATCCGGGGCTTCGACGCGAACGCCGCGCTGGACGCCATGGTCAAGAGCGCGACCTACGCTCCCTATGGCGGGCTCGGGGACTACATGTCCCTGGGCTACGTCCCCATCGACAGGGAGCCGGAGGCCGCGTCCAAGACCGTCGAGTATGCCTATGACGACTGGACCATCGCCCGCATGGCCCGTGCCCTGGGCAAGGAGGACATCGCCCGGACCTTCGAGGCCCGCGCGGGCAACTGGCGCAATACCTTCGATGCCAAGAGTGGCTTCATCCGCGCTCGCCGGGCGGACGGGGCCTTCCGCACGCCCTTCGATCCCACCGCCATCAACTATGGCAGTGATTACACCGAGGGTAACGCCTGGCAGTATTCCTGGTTCGTGCCTCAGGATCTGAGCGGTTTGATCAAGGCCATGGGAGGCGACGCGGCGGTCGTCAAGAAGCTCGACGCCATGTTCGAGTACGACATCTCGAAGCTGGACTACTCGCACGCCGAGGACATCGCCGGGCTGATCGGCCAGTACATCCATGGCAACGAGCCCAGCCACCATGTCGCGTATATGTATTCTTTCGCGGGCGCGCCGTGGCGCACACAGGCTCGGCTCAAGCAGATCGTCGACAGTCAGTACAAGCCCACGCCGGACGGGCTGTCGGGCAACGATGACCTGGGCCAGATGTCCTCCTGGTTGGTCTTCACCGCGCTCGGATTCTATCCCGTCACGCCCGGCTCGAATGAGTATGTCCTTGGCCGTCCCTTCGTGGAGCGCGCGGCGCTGAACCTGCCCAATGGCAAGCGCTTCACCGTGACGACCGAGGGCCTGTCGGATGCCAATCTCTATGTGGGCAAGGTGTCGTTGAACGGCCGCCCGCTGGAGCGCGGCTTCCTCCGGCACGAGGAACTCCTGGCGGGAGGAAGCCTGCACTTCGTCATGCAGGCGAAGCCCAACACCTCCTGGGCGACCAAACCCCAGGCGAGGTCGATGAGCAGGGCGCCCTGA
- a CDS encoding RNA polymerase sigma factor has product MSAPPEIPSDAELVTRVLVRDDRSAFGELVARHQSAVRALLRRLTGGDVAQADDLAQETFLRAYRGLRGYRGGAKFSSWLYRIACNAYFSHDRSSRNEPLALPTMEEELPAAVHLPDVLLERYDLERALSTLKPRERAALVLTYANELTHEEAAVVLDCPLGTLKTHVARAKEKLRRRFEEVP; this is encoded by the coding sequence ATGTCCGCCCCTCCTGAAATCCCTTCGGACGCCGAGCTCGTCACGCGCGTGCTCGTGCGGGATGACCGGAGCGCCTTTGGCGAGCTGGTGGCACGGCACCAGTCCGCGGTGCGCGCCCTGCTGCGGCGGCTGACCGGGGGAGACGTGGCGCAGGCGGACGATCTGGCGCAGGAGACCTTCCTGCGGGCCTACCGGGGGCTGCGCGGCTACCGGGGCGGAGCGAAGTTCTCCTCCTGGCTCTACCGCATCGCCTGCAACGCGTACTTCAGCCATGATCGGAGCAGCCGGAACGAGCCCCTGGCGCTGCCCACGATGGAGGAGGAGCTCCCCGCCGCGGTCCACCTGCCGGACGTGCTCCTGGAACGCTACGATCTGGAGCGGGCACTCTCCACGCTCAAGCCACGCGAGCGGGCCGCGCTCGTGCTCACCTACGCCAACGAGCTGACCCACGAGGAGGCGGCGGTCGTCCTCGACTGCCCGCTGGGCACGCTCAAGACCCACGTCGCGCGCGCGAAGGAGAAGCTGCGCCGGCGATTCGAGGAGGTTCCATGA
- a CDS encoding DUF6249 domain-containing protein, with product MKSHLLTMCLLATLPAGAWAQSEAQAPADPAAAVPMPPRLAAQRQQLEERRNALETQRQELEADIQRLESEAQRIDPEGRLDSNQLFELLKERERRMSNEVDSDVAPALISISFFGCLLTGFLAWLVANNRKNHQLHQTVRMMVEKGAEIPHGLLAPPPKKPSDLRRGLILSTTGVGLTIFLAALPDAEGAWGVGLTLFFLGLGHLLVWRLQQGRSPLASHLSPESSL from the coding sequence ATGAAGTCCCACCTGCTCACGATGTGCCTCCTGGCCACGCTCCCGGCGGGGGCCTGGGCCCAGTCCGAAGCCCAGGCGCCCGCCGACCCTGCCGCCGCCGTGCCGATGCCCCCGCGGCTCGCGGCCCAGCGCCAGCAGTTGGAGGAGCGCCGGAATGCCCTCGAGACCCAGCGCCAGGAACTGGAGGCGGACATCCAACGGTTGGAGTCCGAGGCCCAGCGGATCGATCCCGAGGGCCGGCTCGATTCCAACCAGCTCTTCGAGCTCCTCAAGGAACGCGAGCGGCGGATGTCGAACGAGGTCGATTCCGACGTCGCCCCCGCCCTCATCAGCATCTCCTTCTTCGGCTGCCTGCTGACGGGTTTCCTCGCGTGGCTGGTGGCCAACAACCGCAAGAACCACCAGCTCCACCAGACCGTGCGCATGATGGTGGAGAAGGGGGCGGAGATTCCCCATGGGTTGCTCGCGCCTCCGCCCAAGAAGCCCTCGGATCTGCGGCGGGGCCTCATCCTGTCCACGACGGGAGTGGGGCTGACGATCTTCCTGGCCGCGCTTCCCGATGCGGAGGGCGCCTGGGGCGTGGGGTTGACGCTCTTCTTCCTCGGCCTGGGACACCTGCTCGTCTGGCGCCTGCAGCAAGGCCGGAGCCCGCTCGCGTCGCACCTCTCGCCCGAGTCCTCGCTGTAG
- a CDS encoding YncE family protein — translation MKARDMALQCDVWKSVLTAMILVGCLVGQEVSASSFTVFESGQVRPLALSPSGTRLFAVNTPDNRLEVFQVLPTGLLHISSVPVGLEPVAVAARSDTEVWVVNHLSDSVSVVDLSPNGHGGSVVRTLLVGDEPRDIVFAGTGKDRAFITAAHRGQNVPFNPQFSTPGIGRADVWVFDANNLGTSLAGNPLSIVTLFSDTPRALAATPDGSRVYAAAFHSGNRTSIVHELLVPNGGEAAGGVPGPNVNFEGKPAPETGVLVKFNGTDWLDSLGRSWTDKVRFSLPDKDVFVIDATANPPAQLAGPSGFYSGVGTILFNMAVNPVSGKVYVSNTEARNDLRFEGPGSFAGSSLRGHLHESRITVLGSSGVEPRHLNKHINYGVCCAALPNAENDKSLAQPLGMVVTANGATLYVAAFGSSKLGVYSTAALEADTFVPGTANQIPLSGGGPTGMVLDETNGRMYVLTRFDNAISVVNTTTKQEVAHVPLYNPEPPSVVAGRPYLYDARKSSSHGDSSCASCHIFGDFDSLDWNLGNPDAAYKLNKNPIATTPPEFGTDPTFGQDPNFHPVKGPLATQSLRGMANHGPMHWRGDRSGADTAANAQPDSGAFNETEAFKQFNPAFMDLLGRSAQLTPAEMQRFSEFILQVVYPPNPVRNLDNSLTPAQQAGRDFFFNTTSFFHGPCQSCHRLDPNANPGAGPFKGFYGTDGKSAFVATAIFPKTPHLRNLYQKIGMFGVAYPFGFLPPDSFMGDQIRGFGFNSDGSIDTMMRFNSGFDYDPIFNSVGIPNTPAGHQAKLDMAEFLLAFDTNLAPIVGQQVTLSPTNASVAGPRVNLLVARANAGECDLVVKGRNAQNEVGFAYVGNGQFKSDRQSQPLLTDAALRQQVTTELGALTYTCTPPGSGQRIGIDRDLDGHLDGDERTSGTDPANPLSHP, via the coding sequence ATGAAAGCCAGAGACATGGCGTTGCAGTGTGATGTGTGGAAATCGGTCCTGACCGCGATGATCCTCGTGGGATGCCTGGTGGGACAAGAGGTGTCCGCGTCGTCCTTTACCGTCTTCGAAAGCGGTCAGGTCCGGCCACTCGCCCTCTCTCCCTCTGGCACCCGCCTCTTCGCCGTCAACACCCCAGACAACCGGCTCGAGGTCTTCCAGGTCCTGCCCACGGGCCTGCTCCACATCTCCTCGGTGCCCGTCGGTCTGGAGCCCGTCGCGGTGGCGGCGCGCAGTGACACCGAGGTCTGGGTCGTCAATCACTTGTCCGACAGCGTGAGCGTCGTGGATCTCTCACCCAACGGGCATGGGGGCTCCGTGGTGCGCACCCTGCTCGTGGGCGACGAGCCTCGCGACATCGTCTTCGCCGGGACGGGCAAGGACCGCGCCTTCATCACCGCGGCCCACCGCGGCCAGAACGTGCCCTTCAATCCCCAGTTCTCCACGCCGGGCATCGGCCGGGCCGATGTCTGGGTCTTCGATGCCAACAACCTGGGCACCTCGCTCGCGGGCAACCCGTTGTCGATCGTCACCCTCTTCAGTGATACCCCGCGTGCGCTCGCCGCGACGCCCGATGGCTCGCGCGTCTACGCCGCCGCGTTCCACTCGGGCAACCGCACCAGCATCGTCCACGAGCTCCTCGTGCCCAATGGCGGCGAGGCGGCCGGCGGCGTTCCCGGCCCCAACGTCAACTTCGAGGGAAAGCCGGCTCCGGAGACCGGCGTCCTCGTCAAGTTCAACGGCACGGACTGGCTCGACTCGCTGGGCCGCTCCTGGACCGACAAGGTGCGCTTCTCCCTGCCGGACAAGGACGTGTTCGTCATCGACGCCACCGCCAATCCCCCGGCACAGCTCGCGGGTCCGTCTGGCTTCTACTCCGGTGTGGGCACCATCCTGTTCAACATGGCCGTCAACCCCGTCAGCGGCAAGGTGTACGTGAGCAACACCGAGGCCCGTAATGATCTGCGCTTCGAGGGGCCGGGCTCCTTCGCCGGCAGCAGCCTGCGCGGCCACCTTCACGAGAGCCGCATCACGGTGCTCGGCTCCTCGGGCGTCGAGCCCAGGCACCTCAACAAGCACATCAACTATGGCGTCTGCTGCGCCGCCCTTCCCAACGCCGAGAACGACAAGAGCCTCGCCCAGCCGCTCGGCATGGTGGTGACCGCCAACGGCGCCACCCTGTACGTGGCCGCGTTCGGCTCCTCGAAGCTCGGCGTCTACTCCACCGCCGCGCTCGAGGCCGACACCTTCGTGCCTGGCACCGCCAACCAGATTCCCCTGAGCGGCGGCGGCCCCACCGGCATGGTGTTGGATGAAACCAACGGGCGCATGTACGTGCTGACGCGCTTCGACAACGCCATCTCCGTGGTCAACACCACCACGAAGCAGGAGGTGGCTCACGTGCCCCTGTACAACCCCGAGCCGCCGAGCGTGGTGGCCGGCCGCCCCTACCTCTATGACGCGCGCAAGAGCTCGAGCCATGGCGACTCGTCCTGCGCGAGCTGCCACATCTTCGGTGACTTCGACAGCCTGGACTGGAACCTGGGCAACCCGGATGCGGCCTACAAGCTCAACAAGAACCCCATCGCCACGACGCCGCCCGAGTTCGGCACCGATCCCACCTTTGGCCAGGATCCCAACTTCCACCCGGTGAAGGGTCCGCTGGCGACCCAGAGCCTGCGCGGCATGGCCAACCACGGTCCGATGCATTGGCGGGGGGACCGCTCCGGCGCGGATACGGCGGCGAACGCCCAGCCAGACAGCGGCGCGTTCAACGAGACCGAGGCGTTCAAGCAGTTCAACCCGGCGTTCATGGATCTGCTCGGACGCTCCGCCCAGCTCACCCCGGCGGAGATGCAGCGGTTCTCGGAGTTCATCCTCCAGGTCGTCTACCCGCCCAACCCCGTGCGCAACCTGGACAACTCGCTCACGCCGGCGCAACAGGCGGGCAGGGACTTCTTCTTCAACACCACGAGCTTCTTCCATGGCCCGTGCCAGTCCTGCCACCGGTTGGATCCCAACGCCAACCCCGGCGCGGGTCCCTTCAAGGGCTTCTACGGCACGGATGGCAAGTCGGCGTTCGTCGCGACGGCCATCTTCCCCAAGACCCCGCACCTGCGGAACCTGTACCAGAAGATCGGCATGTTCGGCGTGGCCTACCCCTTCGGCTTCCTCCCTCCGGATTCCTTCATGGGCGATCAGATCCGTGGCTTCGGCTTCAACAGCGACGGCTCGATCGACACGATGATGCGCTTCAACAGCGGGTTCGACTACGACCCCATCTTCAACTCGGTCGGCATTCCGAACACGCCCGCGGGCCACCAGGCCAAGCTGGACATGGCGGAGTTCCTCCTGGCCTTCGACACCAACCTGGCGCCCATCGTCGGGCAGCAGGTGACGCTCTCCCCCACCAATGCGAGCGTGGCCGGCCCCCGCGTCAACCTCCTGGTGGCGCGCGCGAACGCTGGGGAGTGCGACCTGGTGGTCAAGGGCCGCAACGCCCAGAACGAGGTGGGCTTCGCCTACGTGGGCAACGGGCAGTTCAAGAGCGACCGGCAATCCCAGCCCCTCCTGACCGACGCGGCCCTCCGCCAGCAGGTGACCACGGAACTGGGGGCACTGACCTACACCTGCACGCCTCCGGGCTCGGGCCAGCGCATCGGCATCGATCGCGACCTCGACGGGCACCTGGACGGCGATGAGCGGACCTCGGGGACCGATCCCGCCAACCCCCTCAGCCATCCCTGA